Genomic DNA from Cucurbita pepo subsp. pepo cultivar mu-cu-16 chromosome LG13, ASM280686v2, whole genome shotgun sequence:
gttaatttattttagataaCTATAACagtataaatattaaattagaatttaatgtgcaatattaaattacaaacttCCCAAGAAATCTCAGAAAAGTAATAGTTCATAATGGATTGATTGTAGACTTGATGGAAGTTATGAGCAtattaaatgaagtattttctttcacaaaaaCAAACATCAGAAATGTAATAGCCTCCCCATAGGTCAAATTTTACAAACTTTCCAAGAAGTTCCCAGAGACGTAATAGTCCATACAACTTATCTCCCATTGATTAACTTTACAATTTGGTGGtagaaaaaagtaataatgATCAGCATAAACCACAATTTGGATACTTCCCATTTCGCACATAATAACAAAATCATTCTTACTGAAtttagtttcttctttttctcagtACTTCCCCAATCGATTCCCGACTATCACAAATCACAGAATccacaaaaaattaaaaaaaaaaaaaaaaaaaaaatccataattcaGAAAAAAGTAAAGTCGAGAAGCATATATTTCATCTAACTTATGTatacaaggaaaaaaaggaacaaaaaaaagaaaagcaatcaCCTCACTGGTTGACCTCCGAAAGAGATGGTTACAGAGTCAGAAGCATCTCCGTCAGGCTTGTTCACAGAGATCCACGACGCCATAGAACCTCCATCTAGTACCTGATCAGCGAAGCTTTTAATCCTTGCGACCACCCGCACCTTCCGCGCCTCGTTGAAACCCTTGGGAACTCTTCTGAGCTTCGACTCGACTTTCGCAGACGAATCCATGGAAATTAGGGTTCCGGAAGGATGAATTTGGGAAAGAAACTGAATTCGGATGGAAattgaagagagaagagagagagagagagaagcgaGACTGATTTTATGCTTTGGTGTCTGAAATTATAATTCGGGGAAGAAATAAAGTAGCCGTTGGGcgtttcaaaatttgatttattggCGCTGGTTGTGCTGCTGTGACGCTCCTTCAAAAGTGATAATCGAAACGGGTCGGGTCATGAATCGGGCCTCGTTTGGCCCAATGAAATGTTAAACTCcttaatttggaaaattttaaaaaattagggaaaatttattcataatcCTAAATTTGGTAAGTTTATCCATTTTTaccctaaactttcaattttatcgaTTTAAACCTCAAAACCTCAAAGTCgaataaatatatcaatttacACGGTCGATTAAGTTTCATCGATtaagtttttgtttcaatttccaTTATTAAACCTCAAAACCTCAAAGTCgaataaatatatcaatttacACGGTCGATTAAGTTTCATCGATtaagtttttgtttcaatttccaTTATTAAACCTCAAAACCTCAAAGTCgaataaatatatcaatttacACGGTCGATTAAGTTTCATCGATtaagtttttgtttcaatttccaTTATTAAACCTCAAAACCTCAAAGTCgaataaatatatcaatttacACGGTCGATTAAGTTTCATCGATtaagtttttgtttcaatttccattattattattattattgtattttttaaataacagaCAATTGAACGGAATAAAGAGACGTTTTTTCTCGCTCCGTTTCTTTGGAGATTTTTCGTCTGACATCGCCACCAGGGtattgtttctctttttcttttacttcttttccCTTTCGTTTCCCATTCAAATATACAATGTTGGTGTTAATGGTGTAtgtttgtaacaattcaagctcATTACtgataaatattgtttgttttagtttggtacgtatcgccatcaacctctcgattttaaaacgcatctactagatagaggtttctacactcataaagtgtttcattcccctctccagtCAAGGTGGGATCTAATGCAATATAGCATTGGATATCAACTAATAATATCGGTTCGAGAGCACTATAATTCAGGGTTCTCAATTTGAGAACTCTTTTGATCTATGACTAACAATGAGCACTATAATTCCGGGTTCTCAATTTTAGAACTCTTTTgatcaatgaaaaaaaattggaagatgACATTAGGAGAAGATTGTTATAGAACATGAGCTCTTAAGCAAGTTCCGAAGCACTGATATTAAGTTTCTGAAGCACTGATATCAACTTTCTGAAGCAGTGGATATCAACTTTTGGGTGAAGTCCCATAGTTTCTTTGCCAATTCACTATCATTAGCTTGTGAGCTTGCTTTGGCAACGTTCCCATCAGCAAAATACTGGCCACTGATACCTTTCATTTGCGGATGTAATGCAACATAGCATGTCGTCGCTGCTCCCTGAAAGCAGGACGATAATTACAATTGTTTCATCACCGTAAAATATATCGATCGTGTTTTCTACTATCTAAGTGTGAATGATGGAATATCGATTACTCTTTAATTGTCTAATTAAAAAGCTTAAATAGATAATGTAACCATTCTCATATAAGAACGAACGTAATAATTTAGTAGTACGTAAGAACTTAGTATGTTTTAAATGAAACTTGTGTTAGACTTTTCGAGTTAATAAACACAAGCATCTGGGGCTGTTAACTGAACCTGAAAATTGCTCAGGTAAAGTTGAAGTAAAAATTTTGGTGAGAGTTAATTTCACCCCTACAATGAATGAGAATAAAGAAGACATTTTACCATGAGGGGcctcaataaaaaaaaaagggtcaaaaatagaaaaaaaagaaaccctagCAGAAGCTTAAATCAAGTTGatttaataaacaaacaaaagggaGAGGCCTATAAATTTGTGTATATAGCTTTTCTGAACTAGATCATTACCTGCTGTACATTCTTCATGACATGTTTACCCACAAGGCCAAGAAAACCTGCATGAAATTTGGgacaaaaacaaatgaaaagtaTGTTTATTAAGACATGTACCAGCAACTTCGTAACCGCCcgagcccaccactagcagatattgtcttgtaacaacccaaatccaccgctagcagatattgtcctctttggactttccctttcgggcttccctcaatgctttaaaacgcgttttctaggggaaggtttccacatccttataaatggtggtttgttctcctccccaaccaatgtggaacatcacaatccatgccccttcggggcccaacgtccttgcgggcactctttccttcctccaatcgatgtgggaccgcccccaaatccacccctgtttggggcctaacgtccttattggcacaccgccttgtgtctacccccttcggataacagcaagaaggctggcacatcagccagtgtctggctctgataccatttgtaacagtcgagatccactgctagcagatattgtcctctttgggctttccctttcgggcttcccctcaaggctttaaaatgcatctgctaggggaaggtttccacacccttataaatggtggtttgttctcctccccaactaatgtgggacatcacatgtcctctttgggctttccctcaaaatttttagaacgcgtctactaggaagaggtttccacacccttataaagaatgttttgtttccctctccaactgatgtgggatctcacaatcttgACACGGGAACacttagacaaaaaaaaaaagtaatagtGCAACAAATCATATTGAGAAACAGGCAAAAAGTCCTTGAAGATTCTAAAACCATGTTGTTATCACCAAGAATCACAGTAGTCAAATGCTctaaaacataagaaaaatgaGCTGAATACAGAGCTTTATGAAACCGATCAGATGACGATAATGTCAAGGTAGAAGATTTGATACCGTTGATGAGGCCGTGATAACGAAATAGATTAGTAGGAATGGCTCCAGGATGTAGTGAATTTGCAGTTATATTCACCCCTTCTTCCTGTTTTAAGAAGTAAACGATTGCTCAGCGATATTGTCTGTTTACACTCCGCAGCTAAACCAAGCAGAAAATGGCAGAAACAACACCAAAATCTGGTTTCAATGCAAGTGTTAAACTACTCTATCATAAAACCTTAATATAACCGTGCCTAATGTCACAATCCACGATGCGATTATGCCCCGAAAAATTCATCGAGAACGATGACTAATTTAAGTgagggagaatgtcacaaccatattatgaagagagtaagttGTGATCCTCACGTCGGGACAAGCAAAGCGGCATCCCTCAAGAGGCGTCCATCTGGCCACGTGTGGGCCAATATGGAGGAATTCTATGATACGACTGAGAAGGACGGTGCATCATTCCAATTGCATCATTTTTGGTgcctaaatttataaaaattatattaaagagAGAGTTCGACAAACATGTCACAAACCTTCAGCTGTCTTGCGAGTTCGGAAGCATGCAAAATATTAGCAAGCTTTGATTGACCATATGCAGAAAGACCATTATAGCTGTATAGAATGAATGTCAGTAGAGATTATATGGTTCAAATTTGTCACTGTATTCACTACAACCATAGCATAGCAATGATTATATGCAGGAATTTGAttcttaatttcttcaatttgggGTTATAAGTCATAAAGTAACAAGGAAATAATCATCATATTTGATGGTGTGGACGTCCTGATGAAGATTGTTGGTGAGGAgttccacattggctaattaaggagatgatcatgagtttataagtaagaaatacatctccagtggtatgaggccttttggggagaCCAAAAGCAacgccatgagagcttatactcaaagtggacaatatcataccattgtggagggttgtgattcctaacatggtattagagtcatgcccttaacttagctatatcagtagaatcctcaaatgtcgaacaaagaagttgtgagtctcgaaggtgtagtcaaaaagtgactcaagtgtcgaacaaaggtgtactttgttcgagggttcCAAAGagaggagtcgagcctcaattaaggggaggttgttcgagggctccataggcctcagaggaggctctatggtatactttgtttgaggggaggattgttggtggggagtcccacatcggctaattaaaaagatgatcatgggtttataagtaaaaagaataaatctccattggtatgaggccttttggggaaaccaaaagtaaagccatgagagcttatgctcaaagaggacaatatcataccattgtggagggtcgtgattcctaacacgtCCCTCCGACTCCTCACAAACCTCTAATAAAAACTGACCAATACGCCCCGAAGGAACCATGCATTAGCTTATGCTGGGAGAAAAGGAATTATAGCAAAGggtgaaagaaagagaaccCTGATGGATCATTGATTTTGTCAAATCGGATGCCTTCACGATATGAAAATTGGTGTCGTCGCGATGAGACATTGACAatccttccttcttttttgctttctgTTGCTGTCTTTTTCAATGTCTCCAACAGCAGatttgtcaaaagaaaatgtccTGCAGAGAGAACTATCAGGTACTAGGACACCATAGGTAAAAAATGACTAGACCGTCAATTTTCTATCATCCACTACAAAAGAGAGTAACAATCAGTCCTTCTCTATTGATGTACGTACCCACATGGTTTGTTGCAAACTGCAACTCTATCTTGTCCTTCGAGAGCAAGAACGGGGAGGCCATGACTCCTGCATTATTACTGTAGAACAAAACAGTGTCGCTATATAGAAGGTAACTACTAACCTAATATGCACATATACAAGCACTTAGGCAAGGACATATGAAAGAAATTAGTCTTACTCCGTAGACTAAATGAAAGGACAACTTGAATTAGAGAAACCACATATGCAAAAATGGTATGTtctcgtgagatcccacattggttggagagggtaacgaagcattccttataagaatgtggaaacctctccctaccatgaggctgacggcgatacgtaacgggccaaagcggacaatatctgttggcAGTGGATTTTGGCTGTtacatatggtatcagagtcagacactaggtggtgtgctagtgaggacactgaggccccaaggagagtggattgtgagatcctacatcggttggagaggggaacgaagcattccttataagggtgtggaaacctctccctagtagacgcattttaaaactgtgatatgtaacgggccaaagcggacaatatctgctagcggtgagctgtTCCTTCCTTTGACTACTGAGGTAATCTAAACAAAGGAGCTTCTTCTTTCATGTTATTAATGTTAGGTACAACTCATACTAACTATCCTAGCACCAGCGTAtcctttatttcatttcttctggAACAATACAGAGATACCAATGAGAAACTAGAGATGCCATCTGCATCATGTattatatttggaaaataCAGAGATGTTCTTACATCActcatattatttgttaataaCAACATAACTCCACACAGTGCCATTTGATCTGAATGCTACATGAAGATAATAAGCTCGCTGATGGAATGAGAAGATTAAGATATTCAGATAGCAAATGTAACATAGAATCCACATCTTACACGAGAATGTTCAGTGGAAGACCTGAggaattgaaatttgatgCAAAATTCCGAACAGATGCCATCGAGCTCAAGTCCAACTCCATGGTATCAACTTTGGCAGTTGGGTTTTCCTTGACAATGGCTTCTTGGACCTTCCTACCAGTTGCTACATTCCTAACAGCCATTACGACACGTACACCGCGCAATGCAAGGACACGAGCAGTTTCACTGCCAATGCCACTTGATGCACCTGTGTTAATGCAGAAGACCTTATGATGAGAAAAAGGGAAGCACTCAATATGTACATTTGAGCTCTAATTTTCATCACGCACCAAAGGCAACTCCAAAAGAGGATGCTAACTATACCCCCTCAGCATTACCCTCATTGTCTACCCATTAATTTACTCTTTGATCGGTAAATATATTTCaggatggttgggagaggagtcctaCATCGGCtcattaaggggttgatcatgggtttataagtaagaaatacatctccattagtatgaggccttttgagtaaaccaaaagcaaaaccatgagagcctatgctcaaagtggacaatatcatacattGTGAAGGGCCGtggttttaaaatggtatcagtcatgctcttaacttagccatgtcaatagaatcctcaaatgtcgaaaaaagaagttgtgagcctcgaaggtgtagacAAAAGTGGTGAAtaaagagtgtactttgttcaagggctctagggaaggagtcgagcctcgattaaggggaggttgttcgagggctccataggcctcaggagaAACtttatggtgtactttgttcgaggggaggattgttgaggattgttggaaaaGGAGTCctacatcgactaattaaggggttgatcatgggtttataagtaaggaatacatctccattggtaagAGGCATTTTGGgtaaaccaaaagcaaagtcatgctcaaaatggacaatatcataccattgtgaagggTTGTGgtttttaacatggtatcagagtcatgcccttaccttctccatgtcaatagaatcctcaaatgtcgaacaaagaaattatgagcttcgaaggtgtagtaaaaagtgact
This window encodes:
- the LOC111808184 gene encoding short-chain dehydrogenase TIC 32, chloroplastic-like, which codes for MWFLSRKGPSGFSASSTAEEVTEGIDGTGLTAIVTGASSGIGSETARVLALRGVRVVMAVRNVATGRKVQEAIVKENPTAKVDTMELDLSSMASVRNFASNFNSSGLPLNILVNNAGVMASPFLLSKDKIELQFATNHVGHFLLTNLLLETLKKTATESKKEGRIVNVSSRRHQFSYREGIRFDKINDPSGYNGLSAYGQSKLANILHASELARQLKEEGVNITANSLHPGAIPTNLFRYHGLINGFLGLVGKHVMKNVQQGAATTCYVALHPQMKGISGQYFADGNVAKASSQANDSELAKKLWDFTQKLISTASES